The Oceaniferula marina genomic sequence GATCAGAGCTCCGCAATGGTCGTTGGCCCAGAGGAAAGTCTGGATGTCGATCGAGCCTGTGGCTGAGTCGATCATGGCAAGTCGCCACTTCATGGCCTCAGAGGCGCTGTTCACCAGGAGGAAGTGAGATTGATGCCTTGAGCCATTGGCTTGAATGGTTTTGGCTGTTTGAGTGAGTGGGCTCGATGTGGGAGGCGTAATGACCTGCGTGACGGGGCGGTCAGGGTTAGGAGGGATAAGCGTGCATGCCTTGAGAAAAAGTGCCAGAGCCGTGCCAAGCAGAATGGCGGCGTAGCGGGGTGGGTTCGACATACCGGAAGCTTAGAATTTCCCTATGCTGGACACAAGGGAATAAGCTTGCAGAGCGAAATGTTGTGCAGGCGTTTGTTGGAGGGGCAATACGTCGGTCGACGCTAGATCCCGGCCGGGATTTCCCCTCCGTGGCGAATATCCGTGGATGTCTCCTCGAAGACAACATCCTCGGCGATGTTGATGGCAAGGTTGCCGACGCGCTCAAGCCAGCGACAGATGAAAACCAGATCGAGATAGTCACGATACTGAGATGTCTCACCTTCCAGCTTTTTGGAGAGTGCTCTGGAGGTTGTCTTGTGGGTTTTTTTCAGTGATTTTTCCTGTTCGATCACTTTGAGAGCCATCTGCGTGTTGTTGTCTGTGTAGGCAATCAGCGCGTCAGCGAGCATGCCGGCCGAGACTTGATAGAGGCCTTCAATTTGTGAGAGCTCGTGGAGTTCTGGATTTTTGAGCATTTTACGAGCTCGTTTGGCGATACTGACGGCTTGGTCCGAGATGCGCTCCAAGTGGGAGGAGGTTTTCATGGAGGCGATCACCATTCTGAGGTCGCTTGCCAAGGGGCGGAACTTGATGATCAGGTTCATGCCCATACGGTCGATTTCGATTTCGAGTCGATCTTCGTCGTCATCGTCGGCGATGGCCTGGTTGCAGAGTTCTTTATCCCGCTCAAGCAGGCCGCGCATGGCATTTTGCAAATTGCGCTGGGTTGCTGCGCCCATGCCAATGGTCTTTTCCTTGAGCTCTCTGAGGGCTTCGTCGAATGTGCTGAGTATGTGTCCTCCTGGTTCCATGATATGTGTGGTGGGTTTGTGTGATCGATTCGGTGGTTCGAATGAAGTGGTGAATGGTTAGGGTGGGTTAGCCGAATCGGCCGCTGATGTAGTCTTCCGTTTGTGAGTGGCCTGGGTTCGAGAAAATGGTGCTTGTTTTGTCATATTCAATCAGTTCACCGAGGTAGAAAAACGCCGTGTTATCTGAGATTCGGCTGGCTTGCTGCATAGAGTGGGTGACGATGACGATGGTAAATTCCTTGCGGAGCTCATTCATCAATTCTTCCACTTTGGCGGTGGCAATGGGGTCGAGAGCTGAGCAGGGTTCGTCCATCAGAATGATCTTGGGTTGCACGGCGATGGTGCGGGCGATGCAGAGACGCTGTTGCTGTCCTCCGGACAGTCCAAGGGCGTTGTCGTGCAGACGATCTTTGACTTCGTCCCACAAGGCAGCACCTCGCAGGCTGCGCTCAACGGCTTCCCCGAGCACTTTCTTCCGCCGTTCACCTTGGATCCGGAGCCCGTAGGCGACGTTTTCAAAAATGCTTTTTGGGAAGGGGTTGTATTTCTGGAAGATCATACCGACATGCTTGCGCAGTTCGATGGCGTCGACATCCCGGCTGTGGATGTCGTGACCGAGAATGCGGATTTCGCCTTCGGTGATACATGCCGTTTCAATCAGATCGTTCATCCGGTTCAGGCAGCGGAGTAAGGTGGATTTACCACAACCTGAGGGGCCGATGAAGGCGGTGACCTGGTTGGCTGGGATGTCCAAGGATATGCTCTTTAAGGTGTTGCTCTTCCCTTGGTCGTAGCTGAATGAAAGCTGGTCGATTTCAATCACCGTTTTTGGAGCTTCGATGGTGGCCGGAGAGCTGGTGGCGGTTTCTTTTGTGGCAGTGGATGCTGACGCTTTTGATACGTCGAGATCGACGGGTGCTTTGAGTGTGGCAGTCATGGCAAAGGTAGTGGTTAGTGAAATGGTTGGGCGCAGGTGGGCGAATGATTGGGAGCTTACCATTTGAGTTTTTTCCGGACCCGGTTACGGAGGATGATAGAGAGCATGGCGAAGCCCATGACCAGAAGAAGGAACGCGAGGGTTGCCCCATTCTGCATGGGTTTGCTCAGAGGGTCGTCCGGGAGCTTCGCAAGTGTATAAATATGGAAGGGTAAGGCTTGCACGGATTGGCCGAAGAAACTCCAAGTGCCATCCAGACCTTCCCAGGGGAGGTTGTTTTTGTCCGTGGCTGCGGCGGTTAGCATGATCGGCGCGGTTTCTCCAGCCACTCGGGTGATCCCAAGAATGGATGCGGTCATGATGCCGGGTAGGGCATAAGGAAGGACTGCCTTGCGGATGGTTTGCCACTTGGTCGACCCGAGTGCGAATGAGGCTTCGCGGAAGCCTTTGGGGACGGCTCGGAGGGATTCTTCACATGCTGTAATAATGACTGGGAGAACCATGATGGCCAGGGTGAAGGCTCCGGATATCAGGGATGTTCCCCAGCCCTCGAAGCTGAGGTAGCTTTCGCTCGAAACTTTGAACGATAGCAGGGATCTGTCTGAGACCTCGGATACCAGAATGGGCGCCATGTAGCAGAAAACGCCCCAACCAAAGAGAGCAAACACAATGGAAGGCACACCGGCCAGGTTGAGAATCGATAAGCGGATCGCAGACATCAGCCGGCCTTGGCCACAGTATTCACTCAGGTAGACCGCTGCAGCAACGCCGATGAACAAGGCGATGGTCATACATAAAATGACCAAGAGTGCGGTGCCCGCGAGTGGGTTGAGGATGCCTCCCGCACTGTAATTGAGGCGATGTTCATTCACTACCTGAATTTGTGGGTTGGCTTTGGTCCACGTATCAAAATTCTTGGATGACATGGCGTATTCCTTGCCATCGGCATCGTGAAAGGTGACGAGTGTTTGAGGGTTCTCGGTGAAGAACTCGGTATTGATAAAGGGAGCCTCCGATTTGAAAAATGTGGGAAGCCCTTTGCGTCCGATATCGAAGAAAATAAACAGAGCACAAAGAATAATCAAATAGGCACAAGAGGCAAAGATGGTGGTGAGACCTCGTTCCGACCATTTGTTAAGGCCACCGGTGCTTTTAAATGGATGGGGTGATGGGGTTGAATGGGCTGAGCTCATGATGATGAAGATGAGGTGAGTTAGGATCAGGTAAAGGGAGGCGCTATTTTGTGCTCTTTTTCAGCACACGCTGGCAGTAGCTGTTCACGCTGAGTGAGATCAGAAAAAGAATGAGCCCGACCATGAACAGTGCCATGTAATGCAGGGAGCCAGTTTCCACCTCTCCGCACTCCTGGGCGATAATGCTCGTCATGGTGTGAACCGGCTGGGTGACCACCCCAAGGCCCGAGGAAAATTCGGGAATGGCGGCTTTGTTTCCTGCGACAAGTAGGACGACCATGGTTTCGCCGATGACCCGGCCAAACCCGAGTAATACAGCGGCAATGATACCGGAAACCGCTGAGGGGAGGACCACTTTTAAGGCTGTTTGCAGCCGCGTGGCGCCCATGGCGAGGGAGGCTTCCGAATAGGCCCGGGGAACGTTGTTCAGAGCGTCTTCAGCAAGGGTGAAGATCGTTGGCGCTGCCATGAACGCGAGTAGCAGTGCGGCGAGCAAAACGTTGAGTCGCTCTTGAATGGGGAAGCCCGGAATCCAGGAGAGTAGGGGGTGGGCACTGGCATCCTTGAGAAGCCCCGCTAGGACGAGAACCCCGAAGAGTCCAAGCACGACCGATGGGATAGCCTGGACAAATTCAATGGCCGGCTTGAGGAGGGCGGCTTCACGGTGGTGACTGAACTGATTGACGTAGATGGCCGCACCAAGGGCCACGGGCACAGCGAAAAGCAAGGAGACCCCCGCAATGAGAAGGGAGCCGGTCAAGAGAGGAAGAATACCGTAGACATCTTGCCACGAACTGTTGGTTTGCCACTCGGTGCCAAAGAAAAAGGCTTTGACCGCTGTGGTGGTGCCAATGGGCTCGTCGTGTTTCCACTCAGCGAGTTTTTCTTTGTTTTTTTCGAGGATGTTCTGAAATGCGGGGATGAGTTCTTTTAATTCACTAGCAAGTGATTTGGCCTCGTTGGAGCTGAGTGTTGTGGGGATGAGCTTTTTGCTCTCGAGTAAGTCGGAGACCATTTTGTCCACGATGTCATGGTGTTCGGAGATGGAGGCGTAGAAGACCGTGGCTCGTTCGTCGATATCGACATGGTTGTTCAGGCCATTTTCAAGTTGTTTGGCTGTTTCGAGCTTCTCTTCGCGCTCTTTCGGGTCGTTGATTTTGGATGCTCCTTCTCGGAGGGCCGCGATACGTTTGGGAATTTCACGTTGGCGCTTCAGAAGGTCGGAGGTTTCCTTTGCCTTATCAGCTAACTTGCGCTCGAGTTCTCCGATGGCATTTCCCGCCGATCTCATTTCTGCCAGTGCCTGGGTAAAGGATCCCATGCCGTCACGGATGGCGTTTTGAAGCTGGTCGATTTCATCGGGCGTTTCGGCTTCCGTTAGTGCGTAGGTGGTTGCCAGTGCGATGGCCTGCTCAATGCTTTCCTGAGGGGCCGTTTTGATTTCGAGTGGCGAAAGGGTTAGGGCGATTTCATCATCGGAAAGATTCAGACAGTGTTGGCGAACGGCGTCACGGAGTTGTTGTTTTTCTTTTTCTTTTTTACTCGCATCCTCAATTTCGGCGAGACCGTAGATTTGTTCTTCGAGATGATCGTCAACGACGCCTTCAAATCGGTTGTAGAGGAGAATGACCGCTTCCTCTTTACTGTAACGGGCGCGCTTTTCTGCGATGTAAGCGATATCCATTTTCCGCAACAGTGCGGTGTGACCGGCGACCTCTTGTTTGAGAAGGTTTACAAATTCGATACCAGACTGCCGATCTTCACGAAGCTCTACCTTATAGCCAGGGAAGAACCCGATGGCCGCTCTCAGTAGGAAGAGGCAGATGAACAGGAGGAAGACAATGGCGAGATAAGCATTGCCTCCAAAGAACCCTTTGACGCTACCGTCAGCTGTCATTTTTAAACCGAGCAGTCGCACGCCACGTTTGCCCGAAAAGATGCGGGATGGGTTGGGTTTTTCAGATGAACTGGTTGTTGGCACGGCGGGAAGCTGCCACGCCTTCTATTCCATACGAAGGAGGAGATTGTGTCACATTCGTCACATTGGTTTTTTCGTGTGCCCTGACGGATTGTGTCGGATTTGTCACATGCTCCGGAGAACTCTGAATGCTTGGCTTTTTGAGCCTCTCTTGGCCAATCATCGGGTGGAGGCCGATTTTTTGACGGATTGCTATTTCTGAGCTTGGCACTTGAGCCGATCGCTGTCATGAGCCCTTTGAAACATGATGAAAGATTTGGATTACAGCTCCTTGGAGCAATTGGTTGCGATTGATTCACCCTCAGGATTCACCGAGAAGGCCTGTCAGTTTATTGTCGATCACTTACAGCAATACGGCTTGGAAGCTGAATTGACTACCAAGGGGGCTGTGCGCTGTGCTTTGGGGGATGCTCCCAAGCTTGCGATTGCGGCTCATGTCGATACGTTGGGGGCGATTGTTTCCGGGGTGAATGCTGACGGTTCACTGAAATTTTCCCCCATCGGAGGGCTTTCTCTGACTGGAGCGGAAGGTGAGTATGTCAGAATCCATACCTTGGATGGTTGTGTTTTTACCGGAACGATACTGTTGAATGACCCCTCAGCCCATACCAATAAAAAGCGTGAGAGTTCCGAGCGAAGTCTGGAGACGATGCATATCCGACTGGATGAAGAGGTTTCCTCTGAGAAGGAGGTCAAG encodes the following:
- the phoU gene encoding phosphate signaling complex protein PhoU produces the protein MEPGGHILSTFDEALRELKEKTIGMGAATQRNLQNAMRGLLERDKELCNQAIADDDDEDRLEIEIDRMGMNLIIKFRPLASDLRMVIASMKTSSHLERISDQAVSIAKRARKMLKNPELHELSQIEGLYQVSAGMLADALIAYTDNNTQMALKVIEQEKSLKKTHKTTSRALSKKLEGETSQYRDYLDLVFICRWLERVGNLAINIAEDVVFEETSTDIRHGGEIPAGI
- the pstB gene encoding phosphate ABC transporter ATP-binding protein PstB — protein: MTATLKAPVDLDVSKASASTATKETATSSPATIEAPKTVIEIDQLSFSYDQGKSNTLKSISLDIPANQVTAFIGPSGCGKSTLLRCLNRMNDLIETACITEGEIRILGHDIHSRDVDAIELRKHVGMIFQKYNPFPKSIFENVAYGLRIQGERRKKVLGEAVERSLRGAALWDEVKDRLHDNALGLSGGQQQRLCIARTIAVQPKIILMDEPCSALDPIATAKVEELMNELRKEFTIVIVTHSMQQASRISDNTAFFYLGELIEYDKTSTIFSNPGHSQTEDYISGRFG
- a CDS encoding PstA family ABC transporter permease, which encodes MSSAHSTPSPHPFKSTGGLNKWSERGLTTIFASCAYLIILCALFIFFDIGRKGLPTFFKSEAPFINTEFFTENPQTLVTFHDADGKEYAMSSKNFDTWTKANPQIQVVNEHRLNYSAGGILNPLAGTALLVILCMTIALFIGVAAAVYLSEYCGQGRLMSAIRLSILNLAGVPSIVFALFGWGVFCYMAPILVSEVSDRSLLSFKVSSESYLSFEGWGTSLISGAFTLAIMVLPVIITACEESLRAVPKGFREASFALGSTKWQTIRKAVLPYALPGIMTASILGITRVAGETAPIMLTAAATDKNNLPWEGLDGTWSFFGQSVQALPFHIYTLAKLPDDPLSKPMQNGATLAFLLLVMGFAMLSIILRNRVRKKLKW
- the pstC gene encoding phosphate ABC transporter permease subunit PstC; the encoded protein is MPTTSSSEKPNPSRIFSGKRGVRLLGLKMTADGSVKGFFGGNAYLAIVFLLFICLFLLRAAIGFFPGYKVELREDRQSGIEFVNLLKQEVAGHTALLRKMDIAYIAEKRARYSKEEAVILLYNRFEGVVDDHLEEQIYGLAEIEDASKKEKEKQQLRDAVRQHCLNLSDDEIALTLSPLEIKTAPQESIEQAIALATTYALTEAETPDEIDQLQNAIRDGMGSFTQALAEMRSAGNAIGELERKLADKAKETSDLLKRQREIPKRIAALREGASKINDPKEREEKLETAKQLENGLNNHVDIDERATVFYASISEHHDIVDKMVSDLLESKKLIPTTLSSNEAKSLASELKELIPAFQNILEKNKEKLAEWKHDEPIGTTTAVKAFFFGTEWQTNSSWQDVYGILPLLTGSLLIAGVSLLFAVPVALGAAIYVNQFSHHREAALLKPAIEFVQAIPSVVLGLFGVLVLAGLLKDASAHPLLSWIPGFPIQERLNVLLAALLLAFMAAPTIFTLAEDALNNVPRAYSEASLAMGATRLQTALKVVLPSAVSGIIAAVLLGFGRVIGETMVVLLVAGNKAAIPEFSSGLGVVTQPVHTMTSIIAQECGEVETGSLHYMALFMVGLILFLISLSVNSYCQRVLKKSTK